tagttatccaatactttatgctctttttgtgatcaattacacgaggaatggttctaaactccacacatagaaatcttatttgaaaatagaactaacataatttttttgacgatcaacttgcTTCAAATTTCTAAAAATCTAataatggtgcaaaaattctcactcttaaaaattatgatttgaataatatttagttcaccttcttcatgaacctagttgatgatattcttcgtacaagttaaaaataacaaaatgtggataaaattattatcaatttgtcttattggagatgtttcttcattattttatatcaaaagcacaaaacatttcaataaacattaagtatatcatgataatttgagtcataatatgattgtatcatgattttaaacaagcatggtaaagttagaaatattttaaaaaaatatctttcattttgtgttaatttgtttccctcatgctaaataacaaagatgaattttaataatcaattgtataaaggtgtgaactagaaattcaaacataatcaaaatctaagaagtcaaatttgatattttataaaaatatcttaaatatttgttttgccaacattgacattacaatcacttaaatttcaagatgagcaaattctaatgctctaagattattttattataggtaacatataatgtattgagagttttttttatagaaatatttcgaCGTGGTACATACTAGTGACTTGAATTGAGAATGTGTTCATTTAACTAACGatgacgttattcattatcaaaacctagtagctaataatataattgtactttaatagaattagtgttatgtacattggtttgtatttgtagatgaaattgaaaatctatccctattacaagaattgcacatttacaataataaactatataattgaataatataaaaaatatagatccatcttgttggaaaatttctgcaacataataatataacttgatttcatttggtaatagtgatgtcaaaacttcttttcttataaacttggatgtttatatttctagaaatagaaatagagcattctttaatataataatacttgtcatgattatggacaatctataactactcaaaattgatatttataatttcatttggtcattttttcctcaagttgacatctaaccatatcaattttatcgatagtattagagacttttattttatcatattttattcatcacatattatgataatgataacgcataatgtatttaaaatttattttttatgatattagaaaaaatttgctcaaggagatgtaaggtgtactggattataaaggggaggtatgattaaaggtttaatatcaatagatctgatctcatccccaactattgcGTCTTTGATAGTAATGACTAAAAACTAAAAGTAATTTATGTTAGTTAaatattttgtaaaaatatctaaattttaataataatatgatattatttaatatgttgaataatatagcataattagtttaaaaaaagctatcttgatggcattaaagaaacttgataaattttcacaaaccacttattttgattgtccacattgaggtgaacttggtgtcattaatcataagttttaacatcgaaacatacataatccgtgatcgtatattattccaaatatcttaagcaagtgaaactatattattactaatataatattttagctgactattctaattctcaagatgatgttggagtaatctttttatatgctagtgcaaaaaattacattgtcgttaaaataaggaagatcgttaggccaataagaagttatcttcgaaacgtgatggactaacatttcattattcataaaaaaaataatttttatatttttgaagtaatgtgtaggtggatgaattattcatcacaagagtgaggtaatataaagattagggtcaattgaattttatgcaaaaggctatattattttaacacttttcatgtaaactgaaatcttcattgtatatagcaacttacgGAGTATCTAATGATGTATAAAAGTttaataaagaatcgtgacattatacaatttataaactatgtatgttatatccataaagtaaatattttataagaatattatcatctttgacATGataattatagtttatataatactattaagatttaaatttaaaaaaaattatttcatatatttcaagtgcataaaagtaactaagagaggaattaaagtttactttgcgaattactaattaataccttagtagtttactatgttatgctcttctttagattaagtatataaagcatggtgtaaaattctccacgcatagaattcttatttgaaaaagacccaacttaattttttatgttgtcgatTTATTATTCTtgtaatatataaaaaatctaaatgtggattaaaaattctcactattacaattttatatttgaataatatcttgttcaccttgttcaggaatatagttgattatcctctttgtacaagttaaaaatattaaaataccgatgtattgattgtcaacttgatatGCTtaagtcctttgttgattattttatatcagaagaataatattttataataaacatctattatctcatgataatttaaatcaaaatatgacgttatcaatattgtatttatggataataaacctgaaaatatttagaattatttatctttgtttttatgttaattctttaactcaaatcctaaaaaagataaattttaataatgtattgttaaaaggtgtgaactaaaaagtcaaacatattaaaaatttaaaatgtctcaattgtataaaaattttagaaagctttagttttgcctactctaagattataaccattcGGGATGAGTATATTTAAAAAAATGCTAAAAAGAAGGTGACAACTTGGCTAGACTTTCTATTTTACTTGCATTGTGATTTTTAATTAACCTTACTATATGATAATTGAATTATTTCATCTTAGTATATGTTTTTATATTAATCATCCACATAATGTAAATAATCATTTGACATGTTGATCCAAGGAATCTTATTAATCAAGAACGTAAATATGTTAATTTTCCTAATTAGAGTTGTTATTACAATATTCATTTGTTTTAATTATAAACGATTGGATAACCACAAATTTAAATACAAATACAATTAATCATTATGGGTTTGTGCACTTAAAAGGATTAAATAGCCGGTACCCATAACTAAAGGCCAAAGCTTATATACTACGCCAAGTGAATAGATTAGTGAACAGATGCAGTTTAGGTAGAAAGCATATCATATTAGACTACTTGAACTCTTGCGGTAAAACTTCGTGTGTAAAACAAAGACACATACCTCGACTTCCCTCGGAGATCTTAAAGGTCTTCTCGAGACATCTCcttgaagcagcagcagcattcaCGGTTTTCCCTACATGCAACTGCAATTAAAGAATTCTCAGAAAGAAGAATTCAAGTCCAATATATTCTTTGAAAAACCAATACAAAGTAAGGCAACCACACCAGGAAATGAAGACAAACATGTACTAATATCCATCATCAAAAGACAAAAAAGCTAAACACCAACATTTTCCCTGCTTGATTtcaaatctaaagagaagcacaaATTACAGAAGGAAAATTATAATGGCAAAGTATTGTGGCAAAAACACTTCCACCGGTTGGAGACATTACAAACTGAGAGTTGGAACCTTCTGTATTGACAAAACATCCTCCGGTAATGAAATTGCTGTTATTGAAGAGGTTTGTTCTTCAAACAGATTTCTACACTTGTGTACTGTCTAAATTTATGCTTCCATCCAAAGTCACACTAGTCCACACTAACACGTATAACTACGAACCAAAAGAATATGGAGTGCAAACTGAATATAGCGTAAAATTTTACAAATGTGAGATCACTTTCATCCTCCGAGAAGCTACCTGAACATTTTAAACACCGCAGGCTTTAGCTATGCTCATGCACATTCCACCAGATGCTATCATGGTATTGTAAGCTGTACCGTCATTTTCTAAAGATCATTTGTTCTTCATTCTTGGACAACTTCCACTTTCTACCTTGTTAAAGGCCTAGTCATCCCAATCTGCATCCCAGCCATCTTTCTTTGGAGTCCTTGAAGTGAGACCATTTGAGGACACACTGGTAGAAGTGTGTTTCTCTGAAGGCTTTGTCGCTGCTTCATCATCCCAATCCTCATCCCAGTCATCCCAACCATCCACAGCATTTGAGTCAACTGCTGAACCGGACTGTGGCTGCACTCCCATTTCAAGTTGCTGGTATGGGATTCCAGAATCATCCCTCTTTCCTCTCTTCCTAAATCTGCAACAAGCCCATGTTCCACCAACAAGAACCATGGCAACAAGCAAAAAGTAAGCCCCATAAATTGGGGTCAGACGGGTTGCATAACTAGGGAATTGCTGGAATAAGTTCCAGTCAGGTACAGATGTTGCAATGTGAATAGTGCAATGCCCCTTTCCTGCACTTAGGACAATCTCTGTGACATTCCAATCGTTACTTGGAAGATAGATCTGCGATACGACATGTAGGAGACACGTAAGCATGCAGCTTTTTCTATACAAATTAGAACAAAATTCATAGGAAAGATGTCTTGACAGATATTCAATCAGAGTGATGACAAAAGCAACATTTTTCTGAAAACAAATGCCACAATGATTAGCTTAGAAAATAAtgcatctcaagatgcacaagctCCAAGAGTTCATTGGTTCATGTGCCCTTAACATAACATGTTGCCTTTGCCTCCCAACACCAAGAAGTTTTGGAAGGTTCTATACAAGGTTAAACTGCAATTCATTAGGTTAAAAACTTTTACAGTCCTCGAAGATTTTAGAAAATTGTCTTTGTTTGCACAAAGCTGCTTTGGAGTAATGATACAGACCATCCCTGTATAATATTGGAGTAAATCACTATAATTATGTCATACAAAAAACACAAAATATATCCATTAGTAGTTTTTAAGATAGGATGGACTGATTATGTTGGAGAATTACTCTAATTATCATGTGATTTAAGGGTTAACAAAAAGACAAATAAACAAAAACTTCTATTCGAAGAGAATATTAGGTATTTGGAGATGAATCCCTCCTCTGTTGTGGCATAGATACTTTCTTAAGATATCAATCACTATCTTTGTCCTCCCTTTCCCATCATAACATCATTTTCTCACTGTTTCACTGGCAGAGGATAATGAACATCACAACAATGATGACAAACTACAATTATGATGGTTGCAGTGATTAGCAAATATCAAAGTGGTAGTGTTTTCATTGTGTATCGCAATCATTGTTGTTTCTTTTTCGTCTTTTCGTTGCATGACTTCCCTCCTTTCCTTCCCTTTTACtactcttctttttatttttctgaggTTGTTAAATCACCTAGAATTGGCCATCTCAAGtttattttgatcaattttagTCGATTTCGATCAATTTTTACGTAGATCGAGAAATCAGAAGATCAATCATAAACAATAGCATTATGTATCAAACATATCGTATCAGAATCAACTAATACCATGAGCCATGCATTGGTCTCTTCGTTCTAAGGCCTGCCCACATAAAATACCCTCTTTTGAGATTATTTAGATTGTCATGTGTTTGGACATCACTGATCTGGCTTAAAATATTAACAGAGTGATAACATGATCATTTTGCTGATCCATTCCCTTTCTACTTTATTAGGCATTTCAGGCTTGAGTGGCAAAAGTAACCATGTATAAGCAAACATTAGTATGGTTCCTTTATTTGGATCAAGGACCGAGTTAGAGCTTTCAACTGAAGTGGTGAATCAGGTAACTTCGAGGGTGCACTTTTTGATCCCCACAAGCAAAAATGTCTGCTACATAAGCAAGCTTAATGTCAAAGGCACTGACAATGCTAGAAACTTTAATATACATGGGTAGATTTAACCTAAAATTAGAAAATGGATTAAGATTAAAAACCACATGGGAACATTTAGAGTCATGGCTTCATCTATTTCAGCAGCAATGCCTCATGAAGAACTCAATGACAACAAAAGATCTATGTAGCTAACCCAATTAGTTGGGACATTACGGCTTTTTGTTGCTATTCTTGTACCTATGAAGTAAAACAAGATTATTGGCAATGATGGGAAAATAAGTCATTAAGTGAGAATAAGAATTAAGATGCTTTTATCTGGTCCATCTATTTAGCAGAGCAAAATGATTTATTTTCATAACAATATCTAGTCCCTGAAAACTACGATACAAAAGGAGGCTGCAAAATGAAGATACCTATACATAAGATCCTTTTAGAAACAAAAATATAGGTGCTGTTTGAAGAATCAGCAAAGCTTAGACTGAAATAGAAAGTTTGAGTCCATAAAATTCTTATAAAAGAAAACATCAATGATCATCTCACACCATTTAGACAGAACAAACATAATTTATATTACATCAAATTCAATAGTTGAACACTACAGCCATGTCTTAGAATCCATTTGATGCCATTGGAATATATCAATAACTTGCCAATATAATGCATGCCAATGAACAAAAATTGGCCTGGTTAACCTGAGTCCATGCCAAGTCAGAAGAATACTGGCACATCCTCAGCACTACATGTAGGACCATGATGACAATGAACTAGAACAGTCAATCTGCCCAATCCATGCTCCAATAATGTGTCATGACACAAGACCATGGACACTAAGTTGCAGAGAACAACATAAGATTAGAAAGAGAAGTCAACTTATTAGTTGCCTTTGAAAACTAACCAAAATACTTTCTCAACACACAAATAACCACCAAGCAGCTAACAAGATACACACTATCAGATGGTATCCCATAGATTTAAATACTGGATTGCATCAACCTTGTTCTATCAATCTAAAGTTAGACTGATTCAAAATTGTACCAACACTATACTAACATTCAAAAATGAAAACaaatatctttcaatattttCTCTCATCACTGAGGTATATTAGTCTTTGATGACATCATAAAGTTGCTAATTTAAAACCAATGTGAGTGTTCAAGTCACAGAAACTTGTTTACTTGTTAGGTTACTGCTCGCCTTGGTTACTCAACTTCACATATAAATACTCTATCTAATCTTAATTTCATATTTCCATTTACAGATAAATACTTAACAAACAAAGTAAATATCATGATTGGAGCAGTTTTAACAATTTCAGCACCAACTTAGGTAATAAGCTTGTTACCTTCTATAACGTCAAAGGTAATCATCTCCTACCTAACTAAATAGGGTAAAGATTCAATTTAGGCATGCTAAATGGTGTTGAAAATGAGAATGAACCTTCTTGGAGTTGTTTTTGAGTAGGGCTACCATATCAATATCAATATGCAAAGCAGGTGTTCCCCAAattttcacacttagagcatcatCCCCAGTATTCTGGACTAAAAGAGACAAATTCTTTGAATCTGCAAATAAAGGAACCAGAGAACTAATAAGGATGAAATGGGCTGGACAGCACAAAAGAGTTGAAGTACTACAAACTCTTCATGGTTTCCTTAAGAGGATTCTTCTCAAATTGACAATCAAGTAAAAAACAACAAAAACTTAATAAAGAAactaaattttgaaaaagatgcTCAATATAGACAACATGCTCGGAAAGTTCATTGGCAACAACAAGCATCATAGAGAGGAATTCCAAGGCAATTCATATAGAAAGCAGAAAATCAAGATAGCTTTGTGCATTGCACACTATATAAAAATAGGCACGTTTCGATCATAGGTAGTTTAGTTGTCTGCTACTGCTGCTGAGGcaattcatatttattttttttttttttgtttaacttCCTCTTTCCTCATCTTTGGACAATCTTGGTAATTTATGTGAAATCACTGAAACTATTGTCATATAAAAACTTATGACTTTGAAAAAAATTAATCTAATAAAATTTattgaagaaaaaataaatttaaatggtCTATTATCACACAATCTATTTCACAAATATTGTTTATAAGAAATTAGTCTATAGAACAGCATGAAGGGCcttcataaatattatttgtcCTAACTATATCATCTTGGTTTGGTTAGGTGATTCTAGAATAAACATAATTAAGAAGTTTTCTCCTACGTTCCTTGCAAGTTTAACAGTTGATGTGAAGGGCCTTTATAGTATTATTTGTC
The window above is part of the Musa acuminata AAA Group cultivar baxijiao chromosome BXJ1-1, Cavendish_Baxijiao_AAA, whole genome shotgun sequence genome. Proteins encoded here:
- the LOC135677812 gene encoding uncharacterized protein LOC135677812, with the protein product MGKIRTLAAILSILFVLVASVASSRLLLDDDKVSPSPTPNPVTSTKNNLSKSSQKPPANPSNSADPGSSTYPPPLDSTPGEQTKKNNGPGGNPNNSTTRTDTTSKEDPAKSGSPASQSKEDKEESGRPTKPENNSVVKETCDSQSTRCSYEKLVACLRRSENDSKNLSLLVQNTGDDALSVKIWGTPALHIDIDMVALLKNNSKKIYLPSNDWNVTEIVLSAGKGHCTIHIATSVPDWNLFQQFPSYATRLTPIYGAYFLLVAMVLVGGTWACCRFRKRGKRDDSGIPYQQLEMGVQPQSGSAVDSNAVDGWDDWDEDWDDEAATKPSEKHTSTSVSSNGLTSRTPKKDGWDADWDD